One stretch of Ptiloglossa arizonensis isolate GNS036 chromosome 7, iyPtiAriz1_principal, whole genome shotgun sequence DNA includes these proteins:
- the LOC143149466 gene encoding uncharacterized protein LOC143149466 — protein sequence MCVTYVSYSSSNWTVATLPSTSRVVAYTRHLRSMSSKDDQGSAHRWGPRKYLCADCNRTFALMASLTRHRMFECSKQSQTSEKSVQESATDPKKSKKKKYGCPDCNRVYAAFTSLWRHRNYECGIEPRFTCTICKTRFSQKTNLDRHIRTKH from the exons ATGTGTGTGACGT ACGTGAGCTACAGCTCGTCGAACTGGACGGTGGCGACACTGCCATCCACGTCGAGGGTGGTCGCGTACACCAGGCATCTGAGGTCGATGTCGTCCAAGGACGACCAGGGCAGTGCTCATCGTTGGGGACCGAGGAAGTATCTCTGCGCGGATTGCAACCGAACCTTCGCCCTGATGGCCTCCCTGACGCGTCACAGGATGTTCGAGTGCAGCAAGCAGTCCCAGACCAGCGAGAAAAGTGTTCAAGAATCGGCCACCGATCCGAAGAAGTCCAAGAAGAAGAAATACGGTTGCCCCGATTGTAATCGCGTATACGCGGCCTTCACGTCTCTATGGAGGCATCGGAACTACGAGTGCGGAATCGAGCCGAGGTTCACGTGCACCATCTGCAAGACCAGATTCTCGCAGAAAACGAACCTCGACCGACACATTAGAACCAAAcattag